The Criblamydia sequanensis CRIB-18 genome contains a region encoding:
- a CDS encoding DUF2339 domain-containing protein, with protein sequence MKGEPATSPSVTQAKKIQDEPASEPVPYDQDETSTSPKTPLIFLWLKDNWLTAIGIFFVLTATSWFIGYAVVNDWIDEKTRVLIGMASGIGIYMWGFFHLRKDLKQGQILVVLGKAIFMLALYGGYHWYALFNPLLIFSLMAFSSSATAFLALQKNLEGLGFASIFSSMILPILIFGSKSDASFIMNYVLLMDGAALGMLLIKGWARTFTFAWVSTIAYSFVLQTIYLYNEKLVYLFIALFYLVFFLPVALSACNVIKREINKKISFFILMTTNLFLFSSVQFFCKEYWDTFFYSGASFLSLVGSYLLVSNWDKSTADLKFKRAISFIFSFTALFFALLVINSLNLSLEIKAIACFALGLISMGVSYILLKSEDGPLQLSLFLLIPLYFLLEDLANILSAPIYSIDFALLLTGCLSFPSAAWIVSKLKVREDFLEYQAGVLRAFAIFTLLLTMVLIWNVCYNITSNESIGRGLALILYTCLAEGFIYIGSLKKIKELRVSAFAIIIFVICRLYFKEIEAMPVLTRIVTFVITGFLLIATAWLDKKSAKATLAKT encoded by the coding sequence ATGAAAGGAGAGCCTGCAACTTCTCCATCTGTTACTCAAGCTAAAAAAATTCAAGACGAGCCGGCCTCTGAACCGGTACCTTATGATCAAGATGAGACGTCAACAAGCCCTAAGACGCCTCTAATCTTTCTTTGGTTAAAGGACAATTGGTTAACTGCTATTGGGATTTTCTTTGTTCTTACCGCCACGAGCTGGTTTATTGGATATGCCGTCGTTAATGATTGGATAGATGAAAAAACTCGCGTCTTAATAGGCATGGCATCAGGGATTGGCATCTACATGTGGGGTTTTTTTCATTTAAGAAAAGATCTAAAACAGGGGCAGATTTTAGTTGTTTTGGGCAAAGCGATCTTTATGCTGGCCCTATATGGAGGATATCATTGGTATGCTCTTTTTAACCCGCTTCTTATTTTTTCATTGATGGCATTTTCTTCTTCTGCTACGGCATTTTTAGCCTTGCAAAAAAATTTAGAGGGGCTTGGATTCGCTTCTATTTTTTCATCGATGATTCTTCCAATATTAATTTTCGGTTCAAAGTCTGATGCTTCTTTTATAATGAATTATGTGCTTCTTATGGATGGCGCAGCCTTAGGAATGCTTCTTATTAAAGGATGGGCTAGAACTTTTACTTTCGCATGGGTGTCAACAATAGCCTATTCTTTTGTCTTACAAACAATTTATCTTTATAATGAAAAGCTTGTTTATTTATTTATCGCTTTATTTTATTTAGTATTCTTTTTGCCTGTAGCTCTTTCAGCTTGCAATGTAATTAAAAGGGAAATTAATAAAAAAATTTCCTTTTTTATTCTAATGACAACAAATCTTTTTTTGTTTTCTTCGGTCCAGTTTTTTTGTAAGGAATACTGGGATACTTTTTTTTATTCAGGAGCTTCTTTTCTTTCTTTAGTCGGCAGCTATTTACTTGTTTCCAATTGGGATAAAAGTACGGCAGATCTTAAATTTAAAAGGGCAATTTCATTTATATTCTCTTTTACAGCCCTTTTCTTTGCCCTTTTGGTAATTAACTCTCTTAATTTATCTTTAGAAATCAAAGCCATCGCTTGTTTTGCCTTAGGATTAATTTCTATGGGAGTTTCTTACATTCTTCTAAAATCGGAAGATGGTCCGTTACAACTTTCACTATTTCTCCTTATTCCTCTATATTTCCTATTAGAAGATCTGGCAAATATTCTATCCGCTCCTATTTATAGTATAGACTTTGCCCTACTTTTAACAGGGTGTTTATCCTTTCCAAGCGCTGCTTGGATTGTGTCTAAGCTTAAGGTTAGGGAAGATTTTTTAGAATACCAAGCTGGGGTTTTAAGAGCTTTTGCAATATTCACATTACTCTTAACGATGGTTCTCATTTGGAATGTTTGCTACAACATAACTTCTAATGAAAGCATTGGCCGGGGGCTTGCTCTTATTCTCTACACTTGCTTGGCTGAAGGGTTTATTTATATTGGAAGCTTAAAAAAAATAAAAGAGCTTCGGGTAAGCGCTTTTGCCATCATTATTTTTGTTATTTGCCGTCTTTACTTTAAAGAAATTGAGGCGATGCCGGTTCTAACAAGGATTGTCACTTTCGTGATAACCGGGTTTTTATTAATCGCTACTGCTTGGTTAGACAAAAAGTCTGCAAAAGCAACTTTAGCTAAAACTTAA
- a CDS encoding YqjF family protein: MQSEKDISIEDRLKAKKLGPFPCMYQDWRHLLFLNWAYDPKEIQKTLPKGLFVDVHEGKAFLSVVVFFIENLRAPFLPKVPGLSHFIEINLRTYVYDERGVPGVWFYSLDIDSKLAAFGGRTFFHLPYHQADLKSEFKNGIIHITGQRKSNPSTFFNFSYKENNEKNRLAKPGTQDFFLVERYILYTTVKNQLKRGQVHHESYPLAQTDFFTANTNLFESNHFFKPQGPPDSIQYSPGVDVSIFPLKNNK, from the coding sequence ATGCAATCTGAAAAGGATATCTCTATTGAAGATCGGTTAAAAGCAAAAAAGCTTGGACCATTTCCATGCATGTACCAAGATTGGCGTCATCTCTTATTTTTAAATTGGGCTTATGACCCTAAAGAGATTCAAAAAACATTGCCGAAAGGCTTATTTGTGGATGTTCATGAAGGGAAAGCTTTTTTAAGTGTTGTGGTCTTTTTCATTGAGAACTTAAGAGCGCCTTTTTTGCCTAAAGTCCCCGGGTTATCTCACTTCATAGAGATTAATTTAAGAACCTATGTCTATGATGAAAGGGGCGTTCCAGGAGTTTGGTTTTATTCTTTGGATATCGATAGCAAGCTTGCTGCCTTTGGAGGTCGAACTTTCTTTCATTTACCCTATCATCAAGCGGATCTAAAAAGTGAATTTAAAAATGGAATAATTCATATCACAGGACAAAGAAAATCAAACCCTTCAACCTTTTTTAATTTCAGCTATAAAGAAAATAATGAAAAAAACAGGCTTGCAAAGCCGGGGACGCAAGATTTCTTTTTGGTTGAGAGATACATTCTTTATACAACAGTAAAAAACCAATTGAAAAGAGGACAAGTGCATCATGAAAGCTATCCTTTAGCTCAAACTGATTTTTTTACTGCCAATACAAATCTTTTTGAGAGCAATCATTTTTTTAAACCGCAAGGCCCCCCTGATTCAATCCAATATTCTCCAGGAGTTGATGTAAGCATTTTTCCATTGAAAAATAACAAATAG
- a CDS encoding ester cyclase — protein sequence MNCNPNDIKAIAKSYACRIWDKKDLTAVEEFLEPNIVIHTLLGDFLGQKPMKDVIQAWLKAFPDLKVNNNDIIAEGDLVMIHWSAKGTHLGEFKGIQATHKPISYAGVTLYRIRDGKIFDYAAYLDMNHLLKQIS from the coding sequence ATGAACTGCAATCCAAATGACATTAAAGCTATCGCTAAATCTTATGCTTGCCGTATTTGGGATAAAAAAGATTTAACAGCAGTGGAAGAGTTTTTGGAGCCAAATATTGTCATTCATACCCTCCTTGGCGATTTTTTGGGTCAAAAGCCCATGAAAGATGTCATTCAGGCCTGGTTAAAAGCGTTTCCTGATTTAAAAGTGAATAATAATGATATTATTGCGGAAGGGGATCTTGTTATGATCCATTGGAGTGCCAAAGGCACTCACCTCGGTGAATTTAAAGGGATTCAAGCGACCCATAAACCTATTTCCTATGCGGGTGTTACCCTTTACCGCATCCGGGATGGCAAAATTTTTGATTATGCTGCTTATCTTGATATGAACCACTTGTTAAAACAGATCAGTTAA
- a CDS encoding GyrI-like domain-containing protein translates to MTNYTLIEKPEMILVGIECRTSNNPEAGPKDIPLLWQKFYQDNIVSKIPNKSSTEIIALYCDYETDATGEYTVIIGCPVTSVEKLSKKLVSKIIPASKYAHFSAIGEFPESLISTWNQIWQTKLPRTYTGDFEVYGEKAPNEVDLFIAVQ, encoded by the coding sequence ATGACAAATTATACTTTGATTGAAAAACCGGAAATGATCCTCGTCGGCATCGAATGCCGAACTTCAAATAATCCGGAAGCCGGACCAAAAGATATACCTCTTCTCTGGCAAAAGTTTTATCAAGATAATATCGTCAGCAAAATCCCAAATAAGTCATCCACAGAAATTATTGCTTTATACTGCGATTATGAAACGGATGCTACCGGCGAATACACAGTCATTATTGGATGCCCTGTCACCTCCGTTGAAAAGCTATCAAAAAAATTGGTTTCTAAAATTATTCCGGCTTCCAAATACGCTCATTTTTCAGCTATTGGCGAGTTTCCTGAAAGTTTGATTTCTACTTGGAATCAAATATGGCAAACCAAGCTTCCAAGAACCTATACGGGTGATTTTGAAGTTTATGGTGAAAAAGCTCCAAATGAGGTTGATCTTTTCATCGCTGTCCAATAA
- a CDS encoding class I SAM-dependent methyltransferase, which produces MFHNSEMQRRWAIAFLAPHLQKLSGNEKILDIGCGDGKITADVSRFVKEGEVLGIDPSLAMIEWGKKQFSSQEYPNLKFQLGGFLSPSLGSSFDLIYSTAALQHCTDQLSAFKNLASLLKPEGKLLVMIPAFNNAYLKKAIINVEKDSRWSPYFKDHKPRKFFSIEEAKKYILTTGFTPIRIENIETIDPFVDRQELLSFFMGTFPALVPKECALDFYNEWIDEYFRLLPEAFHDGIIEARFGRIEIEAIKL; this is translated from the coding sequence ATGTTCCATAATTCAGAAATGCAAAGGCGCTGGGCCATAGCTTTCCTTGCGCCTCATCTCCAAAAGCTCTCAGGCAATGAAAAAATTCTAGACATCGGTTGCGGGGATGGTAAGATCACAGCCGATGTTTCCCGATTTGTAAAAGAGGGTGAAGTTCTCGGTATCGACCCCTCTTTGGCAATGATCGAATGGGGAAAAAAACAATTCTCATCTCAAGAGTACCCGAATCTTAAATTTCAACTGGGGGGCTTTTTATCCCCGAGCTTAGGTTCTTCTTTCGATCTTATTTATTCCACGGCGGCTTTACAGCACTGCACCGATCAACTGTCAGCTTTTAAAAATTTAGCCTCCCTTTTAAAACCTGAAGGCAAGCTTCTTGTGATGATCCCGGCTTTTAATAACGCTTATCTTAAAAAAGCCATTATCAATGTAGAAAAAGACTCAAGATGGTCTCCTTATTTTAAAGATCATAAACCCCGTAAATTTTTCTCCATAGAAGAAGCTAAAAAGTACATTTTAACAACAGGTTTTACTCCCATAAGAATAGAAAATATCGAAACGATAGACCCTTTTGTCGATCGACAAGAGCTTCTTAGTTTTTTTATGGGAACTTTCCCGGCTTTAGTTCCTAAAGAATGCGCTCTAGATTTTTACAATGAATGGATAGATGAATACTTTCGATTGCTTCCTGAAGCCTTTCATGACGGGATTATTGAAGCTCGCTTTGGAAGAATTGAGATTGAAGCTATAAAACTATGA
- a CDS encoding GNAT family N-acetyltransferase produces the protein MTNFVEVIKANHEWPSLFEMEALHLKKALNCLEIHHIGSTAIPNLAAKPILDMIPVVDSLLEVDLKASEMERLGYKVMGEHGIAFRRFFQKKGLKASYNIHVYEKGHPEIDRHLKFRDWMRENENDRKAYEELKISLAQKYPNDLLKYCLGKDDFVLEIDKKTGYSGWKIVKALTHREWASLNAFRSSFYKSDPDPFLWTFIHRDHIHFIFYKDLEIIGYAHLHLLSDNKAILRLLTIAERFQNRGHGSFFLKQCEKWLAMQHFNTLHLFASPLALPFFSKAGYEPMSFVDPEAYENIDLSLGKILSKPE, from the coding sequence ATGACAAACTTTGTAGAAGTAATTAAGGCAAATCATGAATGGCCTTCCCTTTTTGAAATGGAAGCTCTTCATCTAAAGAAGGCCTTAAATTGCTTAGAGATTCATCATATCGGTTCAACTGCCATTCCAAACTTAGCTGCAAAACCGATTCTTGATATGATCCCGGTTGTGGATAGCCTCTTGGAGGTAGATTTAAAGGCCTCTGAAATGGAAAGGCTTGGTTACAAAGTTATGGGTGAGCATGGCATTGCTTTTCGTAGATTCTTTCAAAAAAAAGGCCTTAAGGCAAGCTATAACATCCATGTGTATGAAAAGGGACATCCCGAGATTGATCGTCATCTTAAATTTCGGGATTGGATGCGGGAGAATGAGAACGATCGAAAAGCCTATGAAGAGCTTAAAATAAGCTTAGCCCAAAAATACCCGAATGATCTTCTAAAATATTGCTTAGGCAAAGATGATTTTGTGTTAGAAATTGATAAGAAGACAGGCTATAGCGGATGGAAAATAGTCAAAGCCCTAACCCACAGGGAATGGGCCTCTTTAAATGCTTTTCGAAGCTCTTTTTATAAATCGGACCCGGATCCTTTTTTATGGACCTTTATCCACCGGGACCACATTCACTTTATATTTTATAAAGACCTAGAGATTATTGGCTACGCCCACCTTCATCTGTTAAGTGATAATAAAGCTATTCTTCGCTTGCTAACCATAGCTGAGAGATTCCAAAATCGTGGACATGGCTCCTTTTTTTTAAAACAATGCGAGAAGTGGCTTGCCATGCAACATTTTAACACTTTACATCTTTTTGCAAGTCCCCTTGCCTTGCCCTTCTTCTCAAAAGCAGGTTATGAACCCATGTCTTTTGTTGACCCTGAGGCTTACGAAAATATAGATTTAAGTCTCGGAAAAATTCTCTCAAAACCTGAATAA
- a CDS encoding HIT family protein, which translates to MRKIKFCFAVSLILLSFFIWNLFSLKPLNLRDCPFCSEKVLEGQKFYEDDLVIGLLTHKPIYKGHVLIIPKRHAEQFGELTETEISRIGALIKKVDKAVKSNYHTASYVLLQKNGYEAGQSVPHVHFHYIPREKGASSSLEFIISMVGAVIKKPLPKEEMREVVIALKKELESS; encoded by the coding sequence ATGCGTAAAATTAAATTTTGTTTTGCTGTTTCTTTAATCCTACTAAGCTTTTTCATCTGGAATCTTTTTTCTTTAAAACCGTTAAACCTTAGGGATTGCCCCTTTTGCTCGGAAAAAGTCCTGGAAGGCCAAAAGTTTTATGAAGACGATTTAGTGATTGGCTTGCTCACTCATAAACCAATCTATAAAGGGCATGTTCTTATTATCCCAAAAAGGCATGCCGAACAGTTTGGAGAGTTAACAGAAACGGAAATTAGCCGTATAGGAGCTTTGATAAAAAAAGTGGATAAGGCCGTTAAAAGTAATTACCACACGGCTTCCTATGTATTATTGCAGAAAAATGGCTATGAAGCCGGCCAAAGCGTCCCTCATGTTCATTTTCATTATATACCAAGAGAGAAAGGAGCGAGTTCCTCGCTTGAATTTATTATAAGTATGGTTGGTGCGGTAATAAAAAAACCTCTTCCGAAAGAAGAAATGAGAGAGGTTGTAATTGCATTGAAAAAAGAATTAGAATCTTCTTGA
- a CDS encoding zinc-dependent alcohol dehydrogenase family protein, which yields MAKVVRFHKMGGPEVLQIDNIEVDKPGKGELRMKVKAIGLNRAEALYRKGEYLVQPNVPSKLGYEAAGIVDAVGPDVKEFAVGDIVSVMPPSSMEKYGVYGDLALVPTISVVKHPSNLSYAEAAASWMQYLTAYGALFEIAKIKRGDYVVIPAASSSVGLAAIQLTNLVGALPIAATRTAKKKKALLEAGAIEVIVTDEENLTERLNQITKNMGARIAFDPVGGKAVLALAKGMSREGIIIEYGALSQDPTPFPLFESLQKGLTMRGYTLFEVLSHDKRREEAKKFISDALSKGLLKPIIAKTFALDDIVEAHRYLESNQQFGKIIVTV from the coding sequence ATGGCAAAGGTAGTTCGTTTTCATAAAATGGGAGGCCCGGAAGTACTGCAAATCGATAATATCGAAGTGGATAAGCCGGGGAAGGGGGAGCTGCGCATGAAAGTCAAAGCGATAGGACTTAATCGCGCTGAAGCTCTGTACCGTAAAGGCGAGTACCTTGTTCAACCGAATGTGCCTTCTAAGCTTGGCTACGAAGCTGCCGGAATTGTTGACGCTGTAGGTCCTGATGTTAAAGAGTTTGCAGTAGGAGACATTGTAAGTGTCATGCCGCCAAGCTCGATGGAAAAGTATGGGGTGTATGGGGATCTTGCCCTTGTGCCGACGATTTCTGTGGTTAAACACCCCTCCAATTTAAGTTATGCAGAAGCCGCTGCCAGCTGGATGCAGTATTTAACTGCTTATGGAGCTCTTTTTGAAATAGCGAAAATAAAAAGAGGAGATTATGTGGTGATTCCAGCGGCTTCAAGCAGCGTTGGACTTGCTGCCATTCAATTAACAAACTTGGTTGGGGCACTTCCTATTGCAGCTACAAGAACTGCAAAGAAGAAAAAAGCGCTTCTTGAAGCGGGCGCTATAGAAGTGATCGTTACGGATGAGGAAAATCTTACGGAACGATTAAATCAAATTACAAAAAACATGGGCGCTAGAATTGCTTTTGACCCGGTTGGCGGAAAAGCTGTGCTTGCGCTTGCAAAAGGGATGTCAAGAGAAGGCATTATTATCGAGTATGGGGCTTTAAGCCAGGATCCCACCCCATTTCCATTATTTGAATCGCTGCAAAAAGGACTTACTATGAGAGGTTATACCCTTTTTGAAGTCTTAAGCCATGATAAAAGAAGAGAGGAAGCTAAAAAATTTATTTCAGACGCCTTGTCAAAAGGTTTATTAAAACCCATTATAGCCAAAACTTTTGCGCTAGATGATATTGTAGAAGCGCATCGCTATTTGGAATCCAATCAACAATTCGGAAAAATTATAGTTACTGTTTAA